In the genome of Lysobacter sp. BMK333-48F3, the window TCCCCGTCGAGGCTACGGCCGCGACCGCGGTCGTTCCCCATCGCAAGGCGGCACGTGCCCGGATCGCCGGTACCGAGCGGCCATCGTCGTCCTGCTGCCGCAGCCGGCGTCGCGGCCGGGCGAACGCATCGAACGCCCTCCGCGCGAACCGGACCCAGCGACTGAAGCGGCATAGCGGCAAGTGCGGTTTGCTCCGCGTGCCGACCCGGCGAGGTAAGAATTCTGACAATACCCGCAGTCGCTGCGGAGAGGCACCGTCAGGGTGCGGTACACACAGCCCTAACGGAGGAAGTCATGCTTGCTTTCAGGAACTACGGCCGTACCCGTCTTTCGAGCTTCATCGCCGTCACGTTGCTGGCCGCGCCTTATTCGGCGCTCGCCGGACAGGCGATCACCTCCGGACTGGAGAACGGCACGCCTTACGACGGCTTCATCGTCAAATACCGGACGGGCAGCCCCGAGCGCGCCAATGTCGCAGAGGCCAGGAGCATGCTGGCTCAAGCGGGCCAGGGCGCGATCGGGCCCCAGGCGTTGGCGCTGAACCACGCCCGCCGGCTGGCGATCGGCGCCGACTGGTTCAGAGCCTCGCGCAAGCTCAATCCGGCCCAGGCGGAAGCGCTCATGCGCAAGATCGCCGCCGATCCCGACGTGGAGTACGTGCAACTCAACACCCGCATGTACCCGGTGCTGACTCCGAACGACACGCACTACGCACGCCAATGGGCATTCTCCGGGGCCAACGGCATCCGCGCCGAACGCGCATGGGACCGCGCCACCGGCCGAGGCGTGGTGGTCGCTGTACTGGACACCGGCATCACCGACCATGCGGACCTCAACCCCAATGTCCTGCCCGGCTACGACTTCGTCAGCGATGCCGCCAACGCGCGCGACGGCGACGGGCGCGACGACGACCCCGCCGACCAAGGCGACTGGAACGACGAATTCGAATGCGACCAACCCGGCTACGATGCGCGCGCCCGCAATTCGAGCTGGCATGGAACCCACGTCGCCGGCACCGTCGCCGCAAGCACCAACAACGCCGTCGGCGTGGCCGGCACCGCGTTCAACGCAAGCATCGTTCCGGTCCGCGTTCTGGCCAAATGCGGCGGCACCCTCGCGGACATCGCCGACGCGATCGCCTGGGCGTCCGGAGGCGCGGTCGCGGGGATACCGGCCAACGCCAACCCGGCCGAGGTGATCAATATGAGCCTGGGCGGAGGCGGCGGCTGCTCGCGCGTCTACCAGGACGCGATCGACGCGGCGGTCGCTCGCGGCACCACGGTCGTCGCGGCGGCCGGCAACTACTCCATGGACGTCGCCGACTTCCAGCCGGCCAGTTGCGCGAATGTCATCGCCGTGGCTTCCACCGACAGCGACGGCAACGCCTCGTGGTTCAGCAACTTCGGCGCCGGCATCGACATCGCTGCGCCCGGCGGCGACGTCATCTCGACCTACAACAGCGGCCGTACGGTACCCGGCGCCGCGGCCTATTCCGCCATGAGCGGAACATCGATGGCCGCCCCCCACGTCGCCGGCGTCGTCGCCCTGGCCCAATCCGTCGCCGCCGTTCCGCAGACGCCGGCGCAGATGGAAGCGCTGATCACCGCCAACGCGACGCCGTTCGCGGCGCCACAGGATCAAGCGGTCGGCGCGGGCATCCTCAACGCCCAAGCCGTGGTCGACGCCGTGGCGCCCCGCCAAGGCTGGTACCTCTACCGCAATACACTGGTGACGCTTAGCCAGGCCGGGCAGGCGCAATGCGTCACTCCCCGCGGCAACGCGACCGGCTGTCGCCAACTCGACCGCACGGATCGGGCCTACCTGCTCCAGTTGGCGGCGGAAGCCAACGCGAACGGCAGCCTCTTGACCTGCGGCAGCCCCGTCTACGACGCCACCTGGGGCGCGGTGCCGTCGGACCCGACGCATTGGTGCAACGCCTTCCCGCGCGAACGGCCGGCGCTGCGAGCGCTGTAATTGCACGACCCGGCCACGGCGGCCTCGCCCGTAGCCGACTGCACGGGCAACCCCTTCGCCGGGGTTGCCCGTTCGGGCCGGGAACGGATACGCAAACCAACGCCGCCGCCCGCACCGACCTCTTCCATCCCCCTCGCCAGGACCGCCGACAGAAACATGAAATCGCCCACGCTTCCCGCAGCCCCGCTCCTGCTCTTGGCCAGCTTGACCGCCTGCGGGCCCGGCCAGCCCGCCGCATCCCGGCCAACCACCGCGCTGCCGCCCAATACCAAACACGCGACGCTGGCGGCGGACCCGAAGAACGCGACCTACACCATCGAAGGCAAGCCAGTGAGGCTGGTCGACGGATTCAACGAAGAGGTCATCGTTCCCGGATCGGCGTCCACCAGCATCACGCGCTACGCAGGTCGCGAACTGAAGACCGATCTCAACGGCGATCATCGCAACGACACCGTTTTTCTCCTGACCCAGGACAACGGCGGTAGCGGAACTTTCTACTACGCGGCGGCGGCGCTCAGTACACCACAGGGATATCTGGGCACCAACGCGGTGTTCGTCGGTGACCGGATCAAGGTTCGGTCGGTGGAAGCCGAACCGGGAAGTCCGGCGGCGTTCTGGGTCGCCTACGACGAACGCACCGTGCAGGAATCGGACAGCCCGGTCATGCGATCGAGCAAGATCCGATGGGACGGATACACCCTGGTCGACGCCGAGGCCGCCAGCGGCGAACGCGATTGACCGGATCTCGGTCCAACAGCCGCTCCCGGTCCTCGGCGAACCGCAGCGGCGATTCGGCGGCGGCGCCGCAAACAGACGACGCTTCGCTGGAGTCCGCAGCGTCGTCGCCCTGACCGCCGCGCTCGGCCGATGTCGCCCGGGCCCGACAATAGCAGGCCGGCAGCAGCTGACCGGCAGGAGTTGTCGCGATCGCGCGTCGAAGCGAAGCGCGACCGGCGGCGTTCCGCCCCCACCCGCAAGATTTCCGCGCATCTCGATCGCTGGCCTCAACTCGGGGCCGGCATCCGCGTCGGACCGTCTTGTCGATCAAAGTGGTCATTAGTGACCACTGCCTGGACATATGTCCAAGGCGAATCAGACTTTCCCTACAGACGTCATCGACCGCGCTGCGGATACTGGATTCCGCCGCCAGCGCAGCCGCGCGATCGTGACAGCACGCTCGGTCACGACCGGTGCCGATGTCGAAGCTCGTGCGACCCAAGGCGGGACCTGCGGCGGATCGCTGTCGATATGCTGGAGCTTAAAGTAGCCGTCTCGAATCC includes:
- a CDS encoding S8 family peptidase, which produces MLAFRNYGRTRLSSFIAVTLLAAPYSALAGQAITSGLENGTPYDGFIVKYRTGSPERANVAEARSMLAQAGQGAIGPQALALNHARRLAIGADWFRASRKLNPAQAEALMRKIAADPDVEYVQLNTRMYPVLTPNDTHYARQWAFSGANGIRAERAWDRATGRGVVVAVLDTGITDHADLNPNVLPGYDFVSDAANARDGDGRDDDPADQGDWNDEFECDQPGYDARARNSSWHGTHVAGTVAASTNNAVGVAGTAFNASIVPVRVLAKCGGTLADIADAIAWASGGAVAGIPANANPAEVINMSLGGGGGCSRVYQDAIDAAVARGTTVVAAAGNYSMDVADFQPASCANVIAVASTDSDGNASWFSNFGAGIDIAAPGGDVISTYNSGRTVPGAAAYSAMSGTSMAAPHVAGVVALAQSVAAVPQTPAQMEALITANATPFAAPQDQAVGAGILNAQAVVDAVAPRQGWYLYRNTLVTLSQAGQAQCVTPRGNATGCRQLDRTDRAYLLQLAAEANANGSLLTCGSPVYDATWGAVPSDPTHWCNAFPRERPALRAL